TGTGGATGAAAGGATGCACACGTAATAAAATGTTCGTCGGTATCGTCCCACAATGGAATGATCAAAGTCTTGGCTTGTTCGTACAAAGGAACCGCATCTTGATCATCATTGGATGGCTCGCGGTCGTCATCAACGACCTTTCCGTGTGTCCATACGTTTGCCGGCATCCAGAACACGACAAGGGTTCCGTCCGTCAAAGCGGCGAGACCACACGTTCGTATGCGGGGATGTACTTGTAGCGATCCTCCGATGGGAACGTCGAAGCTCCAGGAGACGGCCGGGCTCTTACACAGCCTCGAATTGGAGGACCAGGTCGGGATCGCGTCTACTGGTAACCAGCGCTGCTCCGGCAAGGTTCTGTTTTCTGTGACTGGTAGAATGTCCAGCGCCAAGGTATTCTGAACCAGTACGTAGCGATCGTCGGCATCGTTAAAGGCCGTGGCGGCGGTTTGCTCGGTTGCATGTTGAGCGGACGGGAGATCATCCGCCAGTCCGCTCTGAcgttcttttcttccgtGCGGAGATGTGCTTAATCTCTTTTCCGTACtggcatcgtcgtcgccaccgtTTTGACTGGATACATGCGTCGCACTCGTCTGGTTATTGGACGTCGTATTTGTACTGTTGGTACCGCCGGTGTGATCCTGTACCTGTGCCGCAATAGCGTGGGCGCATTCTTCAGAACCGTACGGATGGGTGGTATCCCAAAGTCGCACAGTGGCGTCCCCCGCGGCGCCCACCAACAGGGACCGTGAACGCCGTGACCACGAAACACTCGTTACTCCGCGCCGTGTCGTAGCCTTTGACGACGCTTCCTGAGCATTGCTGATATTCTTGCTTTTgtgcttggccttttggCTGTTTTTACTACTGCCGAGTCGCTTCGTATCTTCTAGGTCAAGTTCGACTTCGGGTAGGTCGTCGTTGGGATAGAGCGCACTCAAGGTTCGGCTGAGGACGTTGTGCACACCGACGGCTCCGCTGCCGTATCCCACGGCGAGGTACGTCCCGCGCCGATTAAAGGCGACGTGGTAAGCGGCTTGCCATTCTGGATCGACGAGGACCGCACGGCCCTTTTTGGACGGCGGTACCGTGTGTGCTTCCAACAGCTCGTGCCGACGAAAATGAAAACTGGGATCCGCCATGGACAGGGTGGAGTCCACGCGATCCGGGATCTGGCGCCCGAACGGGTCCAGCAATTCCAAATTCATTAATGCAAAGGCTTTCTCGCGAAGCTGGACAAAGGGATAGTAGAAACGCAAAAACGTCGAATCCAACCGAGACCAAGCACTTCCGTACTACTGATTAGACGCGGCTGCAACAGTTTAGCACTTAGTAACAAGGCTATTTCGTTGCCGGTGTAGCGTTTTGATACATCGTGGTTGCTGCATGATACATTGTGTTCACGGATTGGAagagttcacagtcaacaatgCATGGCATTAGCTGCTGCCAACCATAgtgttttcactgtcaatgtcatGTCCGTTTCCGCTCGAGATAATCAGGGTTCCTTACCTAGGGTTTTGTGAGCATTCGTCCTATCGTGAAATTTCAATAGTATCCAAAGGGTGTCGAGCGGGACACGGATATCCTTCCCAATTGTTTTGacagtgggcgtcaccatagAATGATCATTTGGCTATAACTTTTCTAGAAACGCGCAAATGGCTCTGCTGTCCCTACAGTGGGAAAGAAATTGATTCGAACTTTCTAATTAGTTTTTTTTAATATTCTGACTCCTAGGAGAGATGGAGTTATCAtagtccaaaaaaatttggtctAGCTCGTGACTCGATTCACGAGTTGATTTCGATGCCAAATCGCCAAAACACAAAattcaccatggcggacttgTATGAAGATTACACCGCTTCTTCAGATGAAGAATCTGATGTAACTTGTAGAGTCACAAAAAGCTTACAATGGAAGGCCGGAAACCTCTTCAAAATTGTACTTGTTGAAGTCTCCAAAGgcatccaacaccaagttGGGCCGACAAGAGTGTAAAAAACAACTTAACATTTGGTAAGTTGCAATTTATCTATGTATtttttttactgttaatacGTAAATACTAGTGGTTCTCCGGGTTATTTATCCAATTTCAAGGTCTCATCTAGGTATCTAGCCGAAGGCGGCTGAGATACCTACCGCTTCATAAAGTCGCTCAATTGTACATTTAACACGTAAATAGATACCCATATACTGAGTTTATTTCTTCATcctatggtgacgcccactgtCACTGTCATGTTCGTTTCCGCTCGAGATAATCAGGGTTCCGTACTTAGGGTTTTGTGAGTGATCGTCCTCTCGTGAAATTTCAATAGTATCCAAAGGGTGTCGAGCGGGACACGGATATCCTTCCCATTGTTTTCAGTATAGTCACAATGAGTACCATTTGTACGAAGGATACCCCTTCCGATTAGGTTATGTTGTTCACAATCTCTGGTTCGGAGGATTGCCCCGACCACCGCAGACTGACGTACTCCACTCCTTAGGGCGTAGGTAAGTAGTACCAGCGCAGGATGGGCCAATTGATTGCACGCCCACTAACATCATCCCGACCGCGAGGGAGAGCGTGCCAGCGCTGGGCTTGCCCCCGTCGCTGCTACCAGAAAGTCTCGAATAGTAGGAACGGTACCGTACGGATAGACTACCAAACGAACATCACATCCAGCAGCAGCGCATCGATATTGGCAAAGCAGTTTCCGTCGTTGGTCCCCATCATCCGAAGCACCTTGAATTGTTTGTGTGGTTTCCGTTTACTTCCTTTATCATGGTGCGACGAgcaattcttcttttcccCACACTCGCGTGTATCGCCGCCGCGTTTACGGGCCAGCCGTTGGTATCGCGAAGTCCGTCGGCTTCCTACAGCCTCTCGATGGGTGGGGCACAGGGATACGCCACTTCGCTCGAGGGCAAGAAGAATACCGTGACCAAAGTGCAGAGTCTGTTGGATTCTTCCCAAATGGTCTTCACAATCCCCGCCGGATCCATAACTGTGGCACAGACGCAAGCGCTCCGACGCAGCATGCCGAGCGGTACCACCGTACAGATTGTCAAGAACAAGCTAATGGCCCGGGCCGTCGAAGGCACGGACTACGCCGTCGCCACCAGCTTGCTCCAGGGCGCCAACGCCTGGTTCTTTATTGAAGAAGATATCGGCGGTACTTTGAAAGCCTACAACGCGTTCTTGAAGAATTTCGGCAAGCGGGAGTCGCACCCTATTCTGGGCGGCGTGATCGAAGGTAACACGTACGACGCTGCCGGCGTCGAAGCCATTGGCAAATTACCCTCCAAGCAAGATCTGTACGCCAAGATTGCCGGATCGATCAAGGCCGTTCCCACCAAGGTGGCGCGGGTTATCAAGGCGCCAAACTCCAAGTTGGCGCGGGCCATCAAACTCGCCACGGACGAAGTTCACAAGTAAAGAAAAAACAACGTTGGATCGTACACCTACTCGTTCTTGTAGTATATACCATTGTATCGTGTTCTATCGTTGGCCGAGTAAGAAGGAATTACTACTAGGTACATATTTCGTAATGCTTGGATCTACCGCTTAGCTCCTTGCTTGCCTTCAgacctagctagctagctaggtaACCGTACAGTGTACACGAGGGGGTGACTCGAAAGAATCGTGGCGGCGGGTAGCTCAAACGAACACGACAGACGGTGGAATGTGTGATGGGCGCAACGTGTCAGTCCGTACGTCTTACGGCTGGACGGAACCGGaaccttactgttagttcgGATTTTTCCAACGCGACGCGATCCAGAGAAGCACGCACAAGGATATGGCAAAAGGATGGGTCAGGCAGGAACACATCCTGTGCCTGCCTACCCCGCTGTGAAGGTATAGCAAGCATAGCAGTATTGTACACGCCAGCCTCGTCCCCAATATTCGCGTATACCGTGTTGTGTACGGTGAACAAGGAACCACATGAGGCGGCGAGACCGCACGTCGCAGTGGACTAAACGACCAATCGGATGGCCCAACGTCACCTGGGGCTTGTTGCTTTGGTCGGCGACTCGGCGTAGTCCGCCCGTGTCGCAGGCGTTCGTGTTCCGTTGCCGACCATCATCGACGATTATACCTTCTTTCGAGCTTTCCTCGTCGGGACTTCGCTTTCGACAGCGGCAACTACAACCTAAGCCATTGCAATCGTTACAACCTCGATCGGTTCGTTGTCCGATATTCCCTTTACGTACGTCGCCACACAACAATCAAGACGAACAACCGAACGATACCACTGCAAATGTCCCAACGTCCGCATCGTTCCGTTTGTGGGAAAACGCCGGTGCCGAAATGTACGACGAACAACGTCCACGTCGGACGCTGTCGTCCGTCACCGAGAACCCACACGCGCCTCCGCCGTGGGCGAGCCTTACCGATCGGAACGATTGGGGCGTGCACGTTCGTTCCCACCCGCCATTATACCCACACACTTTGGACCAGGTCGTGTCCCACATCTTTCACGCTGTCGCCGCCACTCTGTACGGTCAACAAATGCCGGACCCGAACGTGGTGCGCAATATTTGGCAGGGGGACACCCTGCACGGACGACGACCCACCCGCGCGCGCTGGGATGCCGGACGCATCGGAATCGAACTGGATCACGTACAGGCACTCTTTGCGCGAGAGAATAGCAGCAGTAGTAGCAGCAGTAGTGCCAGTGGAATCCGCAAATTGTCGTTGCTCTTGGCTGGTAAACTGGCCACGCAACCGTGGGATGGATacgaaacgaaacaatttCACTCCGATACGCACCGCATCACGAAAGGGGAACCAACTCGCCCAATTGTGCTCTATTTCAGCACAAtcaagcaagctctcatGGCGAGCCACGAACTCGGGATATTGCGTCGGATCGAACACGAAACGCACGCTACAACAACGTCCACTGCATCCACACGATACGATAGCGTGACGATTCTCTCGTTGGACCGCGAAGCGACCATTCCGGAATCGCTGTGCCGGCGGCCCCGGCGCAAGGGCACGTCGTCCAATCCAGCCGTGAACGGTTGCGTGGATCCTACGCGTGGTCTCTTGATCCTGGTGCAACCCACcgactacgacgacgaatacCGTCCACCCGGTCCGAACGTGGGTTCCGTGGAGCGCCTACAGCGGCTCGTTGCCCAAGCCGCCATTTACCAACTCCCCACTGTTGTTCTGTCTCCAAGGTATCTCAAACATCCACACTTTCCGGAAGAAGCCTACGAGCAGAGTGGTTTCCAACAATCGGGCTATTACGGTGGTGTGGAACCCCCGAAAGGGCCGACCCCTTGGGTCCTCCGGGACTTTACGCCGCCCGTCTTGAGTTGGATCGGTAACGCGCTACCGGTGACTCGAAACGCCCGCTACCGTGGGGTCGCCCTATGGCAGAGCAATTTGGACGAAGGCCATGGTTGGCATGTGTACGGCGTCCCCCGGATGGGTGGGACGACGCCGGACTACCTGGCGAGCACCCGGACCGCCTCGGGCCGACCCACCCAGGACGTGATGCGGCGGGTCCTAGCCGAGTTTTCGcggtacgacgaatccaCGGAATGAATGCTCGACGACCCAGGGTAATGTAAGGAATAGGCGACTTTGGGAAGGGAGGGAACGATTGGGCGACCTTGGAGGCTTTCCCTGGAATCCAAGACTCGATTGTTTCCGGGTTTCGCTAATTGATGTGAATTTGTAAAGTGCTCTCGAAATCCGGGCCGACGCGCCGTGTCTGACCGGAGTACCGCGGATTTGAGTTCGATGACGGCAAATTCTTCGCAAACAATCCGGTCACGGACGGGTGTCAACCCTCCGTGAGTCTCATTCAGTAACTGTTGGTCCATACATTGTTCCGTTGTATTGACTTACTTAACATAGTTGATATAGAGACAAACATTCAATTTGGGCATTCGAGTCATTGAAAAGTCTTTTTTCGCGGTCACCAAACCGAGGCCTATTGGGTTCTTGGTATCCCTCGCCCCCCCGAACCCGCGCACAGGGGAGCGCGATTCGCTGTGTCACCTTCTACTCACTACCGCGTTACGATTCCTTCCATTGCATATTATATTACCCGTACCGGTGGTTCGGATCTCTCTCGACGACTACCATGGCCTTTCCGGGACGCACGGAAGACGCCTTGTTtacggcggtggcggtgggaGATCACGTCCAACTGTCGAATGTCGTGGCGGCGCACGCGCACCGTGCGTTGGGGAATTTCCTCGCGATGCGGCAACGTTGGAACGTCGGAGCGTGCACCTCACGATCGACACGGATGGGTACGTAGAATACGACACGTTGGCTTTTTGCGAGAGAGAGAATGAGTatatatatgtgtgtgtgcgtgcgTTGGAGTTGGAACAACCGGGGATCCAGGGGACTCGGGTGTGTAAAAGTGTGCGTGTGCGTGCACTGTACACGACGATGGATTGCTCCCCGGAACAATTCCCTTCTTTAGACATCTCTGTACCACGGCAacatcgtcatcgtcactgCCGTAAGCACTCTTTTACTTATTCTTCTTGTTGACTTTTGGAAATATTACAGAAGAAAAGGCGGACGAATTCCATCAGGTAGCGGCACCGTATCCCTTCGCTTCTCCATCCGACAGTCGCATGGCTCATTCGCCCCAGGCTTCCCACCAGGCCTGCAACGACTTGCTCCACGAGCTTGCCGCCTTTTTGACGAACCGCGTGGAGTCACGCTCCTCGTTCGGCGACTCGTCGTATCGCCCGGAGCTCGAGCGCTTGGTACGGGACGCTTCGGCGAGTTTGACGGAGATCCGTCCACCCGCCAACTTGGTCGTCTACGCCGACGGCACGACACACTGGGAACCCCCACCGGACGCCATTGACGCTACCGTCGCTACGACGACACTACCGCACAACAATCATATTCGAGCGTGGTGTTCGACGACACCCCCGGTCTTTGACGGGAGTGTGGCCAACGCCACGCCACCGCCGCTGGGCCACGGGAATGGGCCGGCGGGAGGCGCCGGAACGATCCTGCACTTGGCCTGTGCCGTCGACAACCCCTTGGCTCTCGCGTTTTTGCTCGCCATCGGAGCCGACGCACGCTCCTCGCATACGGCCTTTCGACGACTCGTTGTACACGAAGCGGCCTGCAACGGATCCCTACAGTGTTTGACGCTGTTGCTCGAAACCGGACGCCGCTTGCGGGAAATGAACGAACCCAAGCCCGCGCGGACGACCCACTCTTGCTCCCCCACGAGTGCGTCCGAATTCAATCTGCCCTATTTGCCGCGCCGTGTGCAGCCCAACATCGAATCGACCACGGCGGTGGATTCGAGTGAGACCGATCCGTCTTGTTGGCGCCCGTACCGTGCCGAGTCATCCAAACTCCAATGCGAAAGCGAACCGGAACTCTGTCGGACGCGACCGTCACTCGATTTCGTTTctttgttgtggttgtttcgtgactGCGCGGAACAAGTCAAACGCGGGGAAATTACTACACTGGACGCGGCCCGACAGGTTCTGGACTATGGGTCTCTCTCCGGTGTTTCCAAGGCCTCCTTGGCACGCTCTTGTGCCTTGGGGAGTCACCTCCACGTTCGGAGTATTGGTCGGCCCCCCGGAGGAACCGCCGACGGGCACGGCAACACACCATTGCACTGGGCCGCCTTTAAAAACGAAACGGAATGCGTCAACCTATTGTTACGGTACGGATCCGATCCAAACGCCCGGGCTCATCCATCCGGATGGACGCCACTGCACGATGCCGCCTACAGCAACTCCAGAGAATGCATCGCCCTCCTCATGGATGCTGGTGCGCTGGTCGATGCCCGCGCCAACAGTGGAGCCACGCCGTTGTGCTTTGCCGCCCAGGAAGACTCGGCCGAAGCCGCCGCTCTCCTATTGCGGTACGGCTCCGATCTGCAAACACGCTGTGCGGGAGGACCTGTACGGGATGATAATACCATTGGACCCGGGGGGAATCCGTTGCATCCGCATAGTCGGTTCAGTGGATACACACCCTTGCATTATTGTGCGCATTACAACGCCCACGAGGCCGCTCGTGTATTGCTCAAACATCCAACTGCCTTGGCGGCCACGGAAATGGCTGATTTGAATGATCGTCTCCCGATTCACGTAGCCGTGGCGCGAGGCAGTAGTGATGTCTTGCGGGAATTGCTACACGCCGGGGCGCGTGTAGAAACTCGATCGCGATCGTACTCCCAGGACTCGTATTTAAACGACTTTGGACGTCCCGTCACTCCTATACGGCTAGGGTCGACGGCACCGCCCGCGCCGGAACGCGTTGCGACTCCCCGACGTGCGCAGGGAGCGTCTCCGCGAGTGTCGACGCCCGTATCCTCTCCAATGCTGCGTTCCATGATTCCGTCGCAGCCCGTCATGTCCGCGAAGCCTTGGAATTGCCTGACGCAGCGCTCAATCGATGAATGTAGGCATCTGGTTGCCGAAGCAGAAAAGCAATGGGCCCCGGATCGACATTTGTTGTTCACCCCGAACGATCGACGAGCCGTCATGCAACTTTTGCGTGTGGGGAAGCGGCTCGAATTGGACGGTACCGGTATATTTATCGACTTGTGGCCACAAGTACTGTCTTTTTGTGGTCGAGGCTGGTTCGAAATAGAGGAAGTGTCCGCCAAGAGTGCAATGTCGGAAGAAATGGAGCCAGCCAATGATAAGGATAGAGGCTTTGCGGAGGACAGCGACAGATCTTTTTCACTATCACGGTTTTAGACATTGCAAAGCGTTACGAAGGCAATGAGTCGCATTTTGGCGTATATGGTACTAAGCCTCTTGTACTAATTAGACAGTCTACACTGTATAAATTCCGACACTTTTAAGGTTTACCTATATGCTGCTGTGACCGAACAAGACCAGCACTATGTTCCGACTAAAGGATGTTGCAACTTCCACATTTCGGTTCGGTGGGCGCAGTTCCGCTTGTCAAAGCCTCAACATTGGTGATGAACTGCTGCACAAAGATTTTGTGTGAGCGTTTGAACATGATGAACCACACAAAGTCGGGAATACCTTCATTCTTCATAAACATGGAGCGAAACTTTTCGGTGCCGAGAAAGTATACAAATGACCCCATCTCCAGTCTACTGGCCTGTCGTGCGATTTTCTGCGTAATCTTTGCGGCTGCCTTGGGTTCAAAGTAGGAGCGGAATAGAGGCAAGCCaacttcctcttcttctagCAAATGGGGCAGCATCATATCTTGGTACTCGATCCACTCGTGCAATAGATTATCGACCTTACTGCCCACATCGAGGCCGAGCATGATGCCCTTGATAGTTTCAATTTTTTTCACGAGAATTTCGTGATCAGTTTCGAGCTGTCAAGGGCCAAAGGAAAAAAATTAGCGAAATGTGAAGGACGCACATCTCAATCGCTACTGCAGTCGTGATTCAAAACGTACTTTTTCTGGATAAAGAAAGCGTTTGCGACATTCGGGCACGACGATATCATCTTCATTCGAATGATGTCCCAGCATGTGCAATATATGCCCATCAATAGCAGACTGCAATGAAGCGACCTCCCAATCTTGAAGACTTTGGTCACGCTGTTTCATGGCGTACAAGGCATCGCGGAGCAATTGGATTTCCCCGCGTAAAGCATTGTGCGCGATGACCCAACCATCCTGCTCAATGGGATGTTTGTATTGTTTTTCCTTGTCCGGCTTATATTGGTCCGAGAGTTGATACTTTGGATCAAGGACATCTATTCTCACCATATTCTCTAGGCTTGTTTCTACACAACGGAGGAAACGAGTATTGCTGTTGTGAGATGTAAGTGCTTGCGAAACTCGCCAAGATGCCAGAGCAGTTTATTCGGGTTTTCAAGTTTTATTACTTCAACCGATTCCTGAAATGTCTCGGTAGCCAGCGCGATGCCATGAAAATGATGACTACTTCCATTTGACctattaactgtaagggGGAAAGAAAATCGATTTATGTTAGTATCCTGCTGAAGAAGTATGGCACTGTTTAACAACTTGAACTAAGAAGCATAAGCGGGAAGCAAAACTAAAAGACAAGAACGCAAAATCTCCATGCTACAGTAGATATAAGTAAGTAAATGTTTGTACATGTTTGCACACAAACTGCTTAAAGTATTTCCGACGGAACTTATGTCTCAATGATTATTTACAATTGTTCAAGTTTACAGTTCTATCTAACCGAAACAAACtaaaattgactgtgataaaAATCTAGATTCGCTTTCAAATCCAAAGAGACATTTCAAAAGACTACCAACCGGTATGGGTATTTTTCTCGTGCACATCGCACCAGTCAGATCTTCGACCGTCGGTTCTAGTAGGGAGACAAAATCCAGTGACAACTGCTCTCCAACTTGAAAAGTATAGTGACAATCGCTCAGTTGTATCTTTTCTTCATGAAGTGGAAATACAGTTAGCTATTCCTTTCATGAAGTGGAAATACAGTTAGCTATTCCTTTCATTCGATGCCCACCTTTCACAAGCTCTTTGGCCGCTTCCTCGTTGCTTCACTAGTCTACCACACGGAGAGCGCGCCAAGCTGCAATCGCAGCGGGCTGTCTTTCATTGCCGATCGCCCGATCACCAATCTATCGTATCGCAGTCGGCGAGTCATCCGACAACAATGTAGTTTCAACATGAAGATAAAGGTGGGTATCTTGGGTCTTCCGAATGTTGGAAAGTCAACCCTCTTTAATGCACTTGTGCAGAAATCCATTGCGCACGCCGCTAATTTGTAAGTCGTGGTATGCATTGGATTGAGTTGCGTTCGAGGACAGCGTCTCACTGCGGTTACCAACAGCCCATTTTGTACCATCGATCCCAACGTGGCACCAATCCCTGTCCCCGACCCATACTTGGAACGTCTCGGTCGTGTTGCGCAAAGCAAGGCAGTTAAACCAGCAACGATGGAATGGGTCGATGTGGCTGGTCTCGCCAAGGGTGCCCATCGTGGAGAAGGTCTTGGCAACCGCTTTCTAGCATCATTGCGGGAATGTGATGCGATTTGTCATATAATTCGTGCGTTTGAAGACCCAAATGTTGTGCATGTGGACGGACAGGTCGACCCAGTTTCCGATGCCAACGTGATTGGACTGGAACTGATCCTGGCGGACCTGGCTCACGTCGAGCGTCGTCTAGAGAAAACTACGTGCAGTGGTGTCGAGCGAGCGACGCTAGAGTCCATTGCCGAATCTCTCGAAAAGGGTATTCCGGCACGGGATCTACAATTGTCGAAAGAAGACTTGCTTTCCATCAAATCTATGGGATTGCTGACGCTCAAACCATTCTTATATGTGTTCAATGTTGACGAGGTTGACTTTTGCTACCGAGAACAAGCTCTCGAGACGGCCAGAGAAAGACTGCAGTTAATTCCGTATTGTGATCTTGAAACGAAGGATAACTTTACGATCGTGAGCGCAAAGATGGAAGCGAATTTAGGGGAAAAACCCAGAGAGACCCAATTGAGTTACCTCCAGGATATGGGAATGGAGTTTGAGAAGGATGACCAGCTTGAAGGCATACGGAGTTACAATGTAATGCCCACCATGGTTCAAAGATTGCTAAACCTGGGTTTAGTGTACACGGGACCCGGCGTTGCGTCCAGTAGGTCGCAAACCACCAAAGCGTACATGATCGACAGCGGCGGTGGTGCCAGTACCGGACGAGCAACCACCGCCCATGACTTTTCCGGTCGGTTGCATGGCGACATTCGCAAGGGATTCACCCGAGCCGAAATCACCAAGGCGGAAGCGCTGTTAAAATACGACTCCTACGTAGCCGCCAAAGATGCTGGCATTGTCCGTACCGAAGGCCGTGACTACATCCTCCAACCGGACGAAGTCGTCTATATCAAATGGAAATAGGATTGCGAAAATATTTAGAAGCATGTACCATAGAGACGCGCAATGAGGGGCAAGGCCCTTGTTGCTGGATGTCCTCTTGCTGGGGAGCGGCAAAA
The genomic region above belongs to Phaeodactylum tricornutum CCAP 1055/1 chromosome 16, whole genome shotgun sequence and contains:
- a CDS encoding predicted protein encodes the protein MNLELLDPFGRQIPDRVDSTLSMADPSFHFRRHELLEAHTVPPSKKGRAVLVDPEWQAAYHVAFNRRGTYLAVGYGSGAVGVHNVLSRTLSALYPNDDLPEVELDLEDTKRLGSSKNSQKAKHKSKNISNAQEASSKATTRRGVTSVSWSRRSRSLLVGAAGDATVRLWDTTHPYGSEECAHAIAAQVQDHTGGTNSTNTTSNNQTSATHVSSQNGGDDDASTEKRLSTSPHGRKERQSGLADDLPSAQHATEQTAATAFNDADDRYVLVQNTLALDILPVTENRTLPEQRWLPVDAIPTWSSNSRLCKSPAVSWSFDVPIGGSLQVHPRIRTCGLAALTDGTLVVFWMPANVWTHGKVVDDDREPSNDDQDAVPLYEQAKTLIIPLWDDTDEHFITCASFHPHRDRVYAATKEGTLLGWDIESLLQTLQSYTGVQSVTLPMVYPRFAIESNVSSAAAWYLLVSRNGKHIVVNCANGSLRLYATNECWETPDAVDKPHWVFQDVVNKVKFASCDLSGDGEFIVGGANGDDNKYEVYVWNTSTGALMDKLTGAGVSLYAVAWHPARTFLAVATSDGLVDMWGPRVNWTAFAPDFQALPSNVEYVEREDEFDVDTNGRFLADLDAKDQFDDDEASDVDVLTVARVPVFASDSEEESEVFTFPTRVRSGKWRVAKAATDD
- a CDS encoding predicted protein codes for the protein MKIKVGILGLPNVGKSTLFNALVQKSIAHAANFPFCTIDPNVAPIPVPDPYLERLGRVAQSKAVKPATMEWVDVAGLAKGAHRGEGLGNRFLASLRECDAICHIIRAFEDPNVVHVDGQVDPVSDANVIGLELILADLAHVERRLEKTTCSGVERATLESIAESLEKGIPARDLQLSKEDLLSIKSMGLLTLKPFLYVFNVDEVDFCYREQALETARERLQLIPYCDLETKDNFTIVSAKMEANLGEKPRETQLSYLQDMGMEFEKDDQLEGIRSYNVMPTMVQRLLNLGLVYTGPGVASSRSQTTKAYMIDSGGGASTGRATTAHDFSGRLHGDIRKGFTRAEITKAEALLKYDSYVAAKDAGIVRTEGRDYILQPDEVVYIKWK
- a CDS encoding predicted protein; the protein is MAFPGRTEDALFTAVAVGDHVQLSNVVAAHAHRALGNFLAMRQRWNVGACTSRSTRMEEKADEFHQVAAPYPFASPSDSRMAHSPQASHQACNDLLHELAAFLTNRVESRSSFGDSSYRPELERLVRDASASLTEIRPPANLVVYADGTTHWEPPPDAIDATVATTTLPHNNHIRAWCSTTPPVFDGSVANATPPPLGHGNGPAGGAGTILHLACAVDNPLALAFLLAIGADARSSHTAFRRLVVHEAACNGSLQCLTLLLETGRRLREMNEPKPARTTHSCSPTSASEFNLPYLPRRVQPNIESTTAVDSSETDPSCWRPYRAESSKLQCESEPELCRTRPSLDFVSLLWLFRDCAEQVKRGEITTLDAARQVLDYGSLSGVSKASLARSCALGSHLHVRSIGRPPGGTADGHGNTPLHWAAFKNETECVNLLLRYGSDPNARAHPSGWTPLHDAAYSNSRECIALLMDAGALVDARANSGATPLCFAAQEDSAEAAALLLRYGSDLQTRCAGGPVRDDNTIGPGGNPLHPHSRFSGYTPLHYCAHYNAHEAARVLLKHPTALAATEMADLNDRLPIHVAVARGSSDVLRELLHAGARVETRSRSYSQDSYLNDFGRPVTPIRLGSTAPPAPERVATPRRAQGASPRVSTPVSSPMLRSMIPSQPVMSAKPWNCLTQRSIDECRHLVAEAEKQWAPDRHLLFTPNDRRAVMQLLRVGKRLELDGTGIFIDLWPQVLSFCGRGWFEIEEVSAKSAMSEEMEPANDKDRGFAEDSDRSFSLSRF
- a CDS encoding predicted protein; translated protein: MRRRDRTSQWTKRPIGWPNVTWGLLLWSATRRSPPVSQAFVFRCRPSSTIIPSFELSSSGLRFRQRQLQPKPLQSLQPRSVRCPIFPLRTSPHNNQDEQPNDTTANVPTSASFRLWENAGAEMYDEQRPRRTLSSVTENPHAPPPWASLTDRNDWGVHVRSHPPLYPHTLDQVVSHIFHAVAATLYGQQMPDPNVVRNIWQGDTLHGRRPTRARWDAGRIGIELDHVQALFARENSSSSSSSSASGIRKLSLLLAGKLATQPWDGYETKQFHSDTHRITKGEPTRPIVLYFSTIKQALMASHELGILRRIEHETHATTTSTASTRYDSVTILSLDREATIPESLCRRPRRKGTSSNPAVNGCVDPTRGLLILVQPTDYDDEYRPPGPNVGSVERLQRLVAQAAIYQLPTVVLSPRYLKHPHFPEEAYEQSGFQQSGYYGGVEPPKGPTPWVLRDFTPPVLSWIGNALPVTRNARYRGVALWQSNLDEGHGWHVYGVPRMGGTTPDYLASTRTASGRPTQDVMRRVLAEFSRYDESTE
- a CDS encoding predicted protein — encoded protein: MGGAQGYATSLEGKKNTVTKVQSLLDSSQMVFTIPAGSITVAQTQALRRSMPSGTTVQIVKNKLMARAVEGTDYAVATSLLQGANAWFFIEEDIGGTLKAYNAFLKNFGKRESHPILGGVIEGNTYDAAGVEAIGKLPSKQDLYAKIAGSIKAVPTKVARVIKAPNSKLARAIKLATDEVHK
- a CDS encoding predicted protein codes for the protein MVRIDVLDPKYQLSDQYKPDKEKQYKHPIEQDGWVIAHNALRGEIQLLRDALYAMKQRDQSLQDWEVASLQSAIDGHILHMLGHHSNEDDIVVPECRKRFLYPEKLETDHEILVKKIETIKGIMLGLDVGSKVDNLLHEWIEYQDMMLPHLLEEEEVGLPLFRSYFEPKAAAKITQKIARQASRLEMGSFVYFLGTEKFRSMFMKNEGIPDFVWFIMFKRSHKIFVQQFITNVEALTSGTAPTEPKCGSCNIL